The following are from one region of the Primulina eburnea isolate SZY01 chromosome 17, ASM2296580v1, whole genome shotgun sequence genome:
- the LOC140818765 gene encoding casein kinase 1-like protein 2, producing MEPRVGNKYRLGRKIGSGSFGEIYLGTNIQTNEELAIKLENVKTKHPQLLYESKLYRILQGGTGVPNVRWFGVEGDYNVLVMDLLGPSLEDLFNFCSRKLSLKTVLMLADQMINRVEFVHSKSFLHRDIKPDNFLMGLGRRANQVYIIDFGLAKKYRDSSTHQHIPYRENKNLTGTARYASMNTHLGIEQSRRDDLESLGYVLMYFLRGSLPWQGLKAGTKKQKYEKISEKKVSTSIESLCRGYPTEFASYFHYCRSLRFEDKPDYAYLKRIFRDLFIHEGFQFDYVFDWTILKYQQSQMATPSRGPSAVMTSGLPPAIPNGERLPGGEEEGRQGGTSSADPPRRRSSGQVVNAGSFSRNKSPVANDSTSKDAMQSSSTLFGRSSGSLWRGAVSGSRETLTLGNDSEPNRFHTPETSPATINKISSGQRISPLGGSSEPKHISSGRSNPTTKNYDSTIKGMESLHFDD from the exons ATGGAACCGCGAGTGGGGAACAAGTATCGATTGGGTCGGAAAATCGGCAGTGGATCCTTCGGAGAGATCTATCTTG GGACTAATATTCAGACTAACGAGGAGTTGGCAATTAAGCTC GAAAATGTAAAGACGAAACATCCCCAGTTGCTGTATGAGTCAAAACTGTACAGAATTTTACAGGGCGGAA CTGGGGTACCGAATGTGAGATGGTTTGGTGTTGAAGGAGATTACAATGTTCTGGTTATGGACTTGCTTGGACCAAGTCTTGAAGATCTATTCAATTTTTGCAGTAGAAAACTTTCACTGAAGACGGTGCTCATGCTTGCAGATCAAATG ATCAATCGTGTTGAATTTGTCCATTCAAAATCATTTTTACATCGAGATATCAAGCCAGACAATTTCCTCATGGGCTTGGGACGGCGTGCGAATCAG GTTTACATTATTGATTTTGGTCTGGCCAAGAAATACAGAGACAGTTCAACTCATCAGCATATTCCTTACAG GGAAAACAAAAACTTGACTGGAACTGCACGATATGCTAGCATGAATACTCACTTGGGTATTG AACAAAGCAGGAGAGATGATTTGGAATCTCTGGGATATGTCTTAATGTATTTTTTAAGGGGAAG CCTTCCTTGGCAGGGATTAAAAGCAGGAACTAAGAAGCAGAAATATGAGAAAATAAGTGAGAAAAAGGTTTCAACTTCTATTGAG TCACTGTGCCGGGGCTATCCAACCGAGTTTGCATCATATTTCCATTACTGCCGATCACTGCGCTTTGAGGACAAGCCAGATTATGCTTATCTTAAGAGAATATTCCGTGACCTCTTCATTCACGAAG GTTTTCAGTTCGATTATGTTTTTGATTGGACTATCTTGAAGTATCAGCAGTCACAGATGGCCACTCCTTCCCGG GGCCCAAGTGCTGTTATGACCTCAGGACTGCCCCCTGCGATTCCTAATGGTGAAAGGTTGCCAG GTGGTGAGGAAGAGGGGAGGCAAGGAGGAACTTCTTCAGCCGATCCGCCCAGAAGGAGGAGTTCTGGACAGGTTGTAAATGCTGGAAGCTTTTCTAGAAATAAAAGCCCTGTTGCAAATGATTCAACAAGCAAAGATGCCATG CAGTCAAGCTCCACTTTGTTTGGAAGGTCTAGTGGATCACTGTGGCGAGGTGCTGTTTCTGGAAGTCGCGAAACATTAACATTGGGAAACGATTCTGAACCCAATCGTTTTCATACTCCTGAAACCAGTCCAGCAACGATAAACAAAATATCAAGTGGACAAAGAATCTCACCCCTTGGTGGATCCTCGGAGCCAAAGCATATTTCCTCTGGGAGGAGCAATCCTACCACAAAGAATTACGATTCCACAATAAAGGGTATGGAAAGCTTGCACTTTGATGATTAA
- the LOC140818741 gene encoding uncharacterized protein, which produces MEDFRSKSHKDPRIQLDNTHNYHLGGDNYDGVSSNPNGMQDLRCYSASYATSSVQTNGQMDIVVPAAGDPWKFKKGKSTNGVSSKSWNFTDPELQRKKRVASYKAYTVEGKVKGSLKKSFRWIKERCNLMIYGYR; this is translated from the coding sequence ATGGAGGATTTCAGATCCAAATCGCACAAGGACCCAAGAATTCAACTGGACAACACTCACAACTATCATCTCGGCGGCGACAATTACGATGGAGTCTCGTCGAACCCAAATGGGATGCAAGATCTGCGTTGCTACAGCGCATCATACGCAACATCTTCTGTACAAACCAATGGGCAGATGGATATCGTGGTTCCGGCGGCCGGAGACCCGTGGAAGTTCAAGAAAGGCAAATCAACAAATGGTGTGAGTTCCAAAAGTTGGAACTTTACTGATCCTGAGCTGCAGAGGAAGAAGAGGGTCGCTAGCTACAAGGCTTACACTGTTGAAGGTAAAGTTAAGGGTTCTCTAAAGAAAAGCTTTAGATGGATTAAAGAGAGGTGTAATCTGATGATCTATGGATATAGATGA